One genomic window of Elaeis guineensis isolate ETL-2024a chromosome 2, EG11, whole genome shotgun sequence includes the following:
- the LOC105051467 gene encoding protein FATTY ACID EXPORT 5 yields MHDFCFTIPYGLVVLVGGLVGYARRGSTASLAGGVGSGLLLLLAGFLSLKAFEKRRNSYPALIIETVCALVLTILMGQRYLETSKIMPAGVVAVLSALMSGFYLYKIATGGNHIPSKVQ; encoded by the exons ATGCACGACTTCTGCTTCACGATCCCGTACGGGCTCGTGGTCCTGGTGGGAGGGCTCGTGGGCTACGCGCGGAGGGGCAGCACCGCGTCGCTCGCCGGCGGCGTGGGCTccggcctcctcctcctcctcgctgGCTTCCTCAGCCTCAAGGCCTTCGAGAAGCGCCGTAACTCTTACCCTGCCTTGATCATCGAGACGG TTTGTGCCCTTGTATTAACAATTCTTATGGGGCAAAGATACCTGGAAACGTCCAAGATAATGCCAGCTGGAGTAGTTGCTGTTCTCAG TGCACTTATGTCTGGATTCTACCTTTACAAGATTGCAACTGGCGGCAATCATATCCCATCCAAGGTGCAGTGA